From Sphingopyxis lindanitolerans:
GAAACCATGCACGACGCCAAGACGGCCGCGCCAGGCTATGACGTGTATGCGCTCTATGACGAATGGGTGTCGTGGTGGCACGACATGGGCAAGCCCGAACTCAAAAGCCCTGCCGGGGCCTTCCTCGGCTTCTGCAAGAAACGGCACGAACGCAAACCACTACGCTGATCCCCTGCTCTATGCGGGCAAGCGGCCATGTTTACTTACCCGCATGTTTGCATGTGGACATGCTCACTTGCCTACAGGGCTTTCCCCCATCTTGCGAAGCCAGTCGTTGAACGCCTCGGCCATCGCGTCCTGTAGGCTCATGCCGTGCTTGCGGGCGGTCATGTGCATGGCGAAGGACATTTCCGGGCTGAAATAGCCCGTCATGGCCTTCTTGCCCTGACGGCTCGGCGCAACCGGGTTGCTGCTCGATCCGCTGCCGGAGCCTGCGCCAGTGCCACGGGCGATCGGCGCGGCCGCCCTCCCCTCCGGCTCGACCATCGCCGGCGCTGGCGCTGCATCGCGATCCCGCAATGCGAGCAATGATCCCTTCCGGCTCATGCGTTGGCCCTCCGCTTCCTAGATGCTTGCATGTTTACATGCTCGCATGTCCACTTGTAAAGCTGGCGCACCTCATCGGCCGCCTTGCCGCTCGGCTCGATCTCCATCGCCGTCTTGCCCTCGGCCGCCGCGTGGCGAAAGGCGGCGCGATCCGCGATATGGTGGGGGCAGGCGTCAAGCCCATAATCCTGCACGAGCTGCGCGGCTTCGTCATACATGCGCGGCGCGGTCGGGCTTCCCGCCGTGAAGATCACGAAAGCAGGCTTGCCGCGCATCTTCACAAGGCTGGCGGTCGTCTTGATCGCCGCCAAATCGAACGCGCTGGGGCGGCAAGGGATCAACACTAGGTCGGCCGCCTCGACGGCGGCGCTGGCGGCGCTGTCGGCGTGGGGCGGGGTGTCGATTACGATGAACGCCGCGCCCTGGCCCGTCGCCTGCTCGATCTTGGCGGCAAGGCGAGGGGGCGCGCTGTCGATCACGACCGGGGGCGCATCCTGTCGCCATGCCGCCCACTGGCTCGCCGTCGCCTGCGGGTCGACGTCGATCACAAGGGCGGTATGCCCGGAATCCTCGGCGGCGGCGGCCAGGTGCAAGGCGAGGGTGGTTTTCCCCGCGCCGCCCTTCTGGCTGATGATCGCGATTGTTGGCATGTGAATATCCTTACATGATCGCATGTTTGCATGTGGTCATACTGGCTTGCTCCGGTTGCGTCAACGAAACCCCGAACTGGCGCGCAGCGTCAATGAAACCCCGAATTGCGGGGAGGGGAGGGCGGTCTAGCCGTCGTCGCCGCCCTCATCCTCGCTGCCGTCGTCCAGCGGCTCATGCTCCATGCGGCCGTGATCCTCGATCGGGCAAAGCGGCGCTCCGGCCAGCTCAAGCCATTTGCGCGCGGTCCTCACGGTATAGCCGCACGTCGCGCACTCGCATTTGAGCATCCGGGTTTTCTGCTTCTTCGGCGCGGTCGACTCCCCATCGGTGTCGAGACGGGCATGGGGGAGGGGGCCAACGGCGTCCAAGATCGGCGCGACGGCCGCAAGAAACGCCTCGCCGGGGGTGGTGGCGCGCATCGGCCCGACGAGCCCCAGCCCCAGCGCGATCCGTTTAAACGCTTTCCCATGCCCTGCCGGGATGCCGACGGCGGCATGGACCAGCTCATGCGCGAGGATGGCCGCGATCTGCGCCGGCATGGCGTCAGGCGCGTGCGCGAGGTCGGGCCGGATGAAGATTTCAAAATGCCCGTCCGCGCTCAGCCGGTTATCCCAGCACTCGCCGATCGCCTTGCCCTTCCGGCCCGAGCTGGTGAAGCCGATCGCCACGCGGATACGCGCGGGCAGGGGAGCGTCCAACGCCGCGAACAAGGGGGCCATGCCCGCCGCCACCCGATTGAGCCAGCTTTCCCGGTTGTCCTGTTCCATACCTTCTACTCCCTTCAAATCGCCCTGCGGGGCGATGGCTGCGGCCATCGCTCCCGAGTTCGCGCGGAGCAGCCGGCGAGAGAGGGGGGCAGCGGGAATCTGCGGGAGTGGTGCGGGCGGGCGCTTCGCGCCAACCCGGTCCCGCTGATTGCCGTTGCTGGGGAGAGGCGGCCGGGACCGCCTTTCCCCATGCGAACGAACATCATGCCGGCGCACGCCGGCACCATGCCCGAGATCCGCTTGCGATCTCGGCCCCGCCATGTGGGTCGTCACCTTCGGCCAAGACCGCTTGCGGGCTTGGGGAGCGAAGCGAGTAGAGCCACGGTGCCGCGCAGCGGCAGGCGCAGTCTCCTCGCCTAGATTGAAATTGTTGCTCAAATGAGCTACATCGTTCGTCTGACTAGGGAGATTCCAATGGCTGCTACCGCGTTCGTGCGTGCGCGCATCGACGAAACATTGAAGGATGAAGCCGCCGCCGTCCTAGCCGAGCTGGGGCTGACGGTTTCCGATGTGGTCCGCATGACGCTTACGCGGGTCGCCAAGGACCATGCCTTGCCGTTCGAGCTGAAGGTGCCCAACGCCGAGACGCGCGCCGCGATCGAATCGTCCCGCGCGACCATGAAGGCGCGTCGTGCGCGCTTCACCGATCCCAAGGAACTGTTCGATGCCCTCGACCAAGAAGCCCGCCAGCAGTAAGCGGGCTTCGTTCCCAAGAGAGGCATCCTACGAAAAGCGGTTCGTCAAGGATTGGGAGCGGCTGTCGCGCAGCGGCCGCTACAACATGAACCAGCTCAAGGAAGCGATGATGCTGCTCATCGCCAACGATGCGCCGCTTGGCCCGGAATGGCTGGACCACGCCCTCAAGGGCGATTGGAGCGATCATCGCGAGTGCCATATCGGCGGCGATTTCCTGCTGATCTACACGATTGAGGGCAATCTGGTGAACTTCGTGCGCGCGGGAACCCATTCGGAACTGTTCGAG
This genomic window contains:
- a CDS encoding ribbon-helix-helix domain-containing protein; amino-acid sequence: MSRKGSLLALRDRDAAPAPAMVEPEGRAAAPIARGTGAGSGSGSSSNPVAPSRQGKKAMTGYFSPEMSFAMHMTARKHGMSLQDAMAEAFNDWLRKMGESPVGK
- the parA gene encoding ParA family partition ATPase, giving the protein MPTIAIISQKGGAGKTTLALHLAAAAEDSGHTALVIDVDPQATASQWAAWRQDAPPVVIDSAPPRLAAKIEQATGQGAAFIVIDTPPHADSAASAAVEAADLVLIPCRPSAFDLAAIKTTASLVKMRGKPAFVIFTAGSPTAPRMYDEAAQLVQDYGLDACPHHIADRAAFRHAAAEGKTAMEIEPSGKAADEVRQLYKWTCEHVNMQASRKRRANA
- a CDS encoding SprT-like domain-containing protein; translated protein: MEQDNRESWLNRVAAGMAPLFAALDAPLPARIRVAIGFTSSGRKGKAIGECWDNRLSADGHFEIFIRPDLAHAPDAMPAQIAAILAHELVHAAVGIPAGHGKAFKRIALGLGLVGPMRATTPGEAFLAAVAPILDAVGPLPHARLDTDGESTAPKKQKTRMLKCECATCGYTVRTARKWLELAGAPLCPIEDHGRMEHEPLDDGSEDEGGDDG
- a CDS encoding type II toxin-antitoxin system RelB/DinJ family antitoxin is translated as MAATAFVRARIDETLKDEAAAVLAELGLTVSDVVRMTLTRVAKDHALPFELKVPNAETRAAIESSRATMKARRARFTDPKELFDALDQEARQQ
- a CDS encoding type II toxin-antitoxin system YafQ family toxin; amino-acid sequence: MPSTKKPASSKRASFPREASYEKRFVKDWERLSRSGRYNMNQLKEAMMLLIANDAPLGPEWLDHALKGDWSDHRECHIGGDFLLIYTIEGNLVNFVRAGTHSELFE